In Luteibacter mycovicinus, a genomic segment contains:
- a CDS encoding c-type cytochrome, with product MRFLLTAALALALSAPVLAAPPVKPARLGLCAACHGEDGMARIPGAPNLAGQKLDYLREALRQYRDGRRDIPVMRAATGPLTDAEVDHLAQWFAAQTPTRAAP from the coding sequence ATGCGATTTCTATTGACCGCGGCGCTTGCCCTGGCCCTCTCCGCCCCCGTCCTCGCCGCACCGCCTGTGAAGCCGGCGCGCCTGGGCCTGTGTGCGGCGTGCCACGGGGAAGACGGCATGGCGCGGATCCCCGGCGCGCCCAATCTGGCCGGGCAGAAGCTCGACTACCTGCGCGAAGCCTTGCGCCAGTACCGTGACGGTCGCCGCGACATCCCCGTGATGCGCGCCGCGACGGGCCCTCTCACCGACGCGGAAGTCGACCATCTGGCCCAGTGGTTCGCCGCACAGACCCCCACCAGGGCCGCTCCATGA